The nucleotide window taaaagacagagagataaaagagagagaggtaaaAGACACAGaggtaaaagacagagagataaaagacagagaggtaaaagacagagaggtaaaagacagagaggtaaaagagagataaaagacagagaggtaaaagacagagaggtaaaagacagagataaaagagagataaaagagagataaaagacagagagataaaagagagagaggtaaaagacagagaggtaaaagacagagagataaaaGACAGGGaggtaaaagacagagagatgaaagacagagaggtaaaagacagagagataaaagacagagaggtaaaagagagataaaagaCAGAGAGGTAAAAGATAAAGaggtaaaagacagagaggtaaaagacagagaggtaAAAGATAAAGaggtaaaagacagagagataaaagacagaggtaaaagacagagaggtaaaagacagagagataaaagacagagaggtaaaagacagagaggtaaaagacagagaggtaTAAGACACAGAGTAGACagagagataaaagagagataaaagacagagaggtaaaagacagagagataaaagacagagaggtaaaagacaaagaggtaaaagacagagaggtaAAAGACTGGtaaaagatagagagataaaagaCAAAGAGATGTGCCACGAAAGTCTAGAAAAAGAAGATGCAGATAGTAGTTTTTAAGACATACGcgattctttatttttttttgataaccGCATCAGACGAAACACCTTTAATAATACcatatgttatggagtgtgtgtgtgtgtgtgtgcctgttcGGATTGGCTAAATAGATTCTAATGTAACCACGAGTAAGACCATTAGGCGATTTTATACTGGTGAACTGTTGGTGAAAGACAGTGAAGCTAGAGTGGAGGTCGGAGACTGAGAAACAAAGAAGTTTATTTAATGGTAGGGCGTTGTATTCTGTTGACTTGTTCAAGTGAATATTTCCCTTGTGTTCCTACATACAACTTCAATGAAGTCGAAAGCTGTCATTAAAAATTATGctcattttagtttaaaaaagaagCTATGGATTAATAACTTTATATggaaattaacatttatttcgATTAGCTGTCTTTAGCTACCATTTACACCATAGCTTATTTGTTAATGTTATTGATGTTTATGGAACTGAACTGGCTGGGATAAAAGTATTCCGATTGATTGAAGTATTTCAATGTCAGaccttgtatttttattttgtcaaccAAGAGACAAAAGCTACACTAGCGTTCGTTTCAAAAGGACTCACTGCAAAGTAAAACCACAGCTATCTTCTCTTGTATATTAGtattaggattttaaaaaaaataaaaagaacccCAGCAGACGTCAGTGGATTACGTTGCGGTTGCTCCATAAGTTAATGAAAGATAAATAAAACCCCAGCTCATAAATTATAACACCAGATCACGTAGAGTCGCAGATGTTAACGGAAGAACACACCGActcacacacaacaaaaaaactcaGAACATCAACACAGCGAGgaggtctttaaaaaaatagaagaccAGACTTCCATTCTGTCACTAACATAAAAAGGCATATAGCTTTTATTATACACATAAAACATTTGCTGTAAGCAACttcaaaaacctttttttccccctttagCTTCATCGTTTCTGGATAAAAGCGCGGGAAAGAAATAAATCTCCTCCGTGACGTAAGTAAAACGTAAAAccattggctgtgctggggGAGAAAAAGAAAGTAGGAAGAAAGGGGATTCCCAAACCAAGACTTCCTGTTAGTTAAAAGcttgacataaataaataaagtacgtggtcttttattttatcttgtcAATATTTCTCTCGTAGGCTTACAAACATAGTTTAGCCAGCTTAAAGGAGGACGATTTAACAGAGGTGCGCACCCGGAAGAGCTATAAAGATCaattcaggcgccattttgcccttTCGGAAATAAAGGAAAGTACATTGCAGCAGTTAGCCTCTGAAAGAGGACTTTTGGAGAACTCTCAGAAATGGCGCGGGACACATATTAGAGGCCTAAAGAAAAGCATTTACACATGCCGAAGACTGGAGGAGAAGATGAAGACTAAAGTAGACCGCAGGAGTAAACGTCCCCTGGATAATGAACTCTTTCGTCTTCCATAGGCTGATGGCTTTGCACTGCACATTTCTGCCTCCTCATTTGGCTGGTGAGACTTATGAGAGCCTGAATTATTCTGTTGCACAATAAGCAAACATTTCCAGAAGATGCCTGTCTAGGTTACCGTGACTTTCTGTTATGAAGCTTTTCTTCCGCCTGTTTTGAAGTGGCTTTTTTGTCCTCTGCGATTTTCACTCCCGTCTCCGAAGTGGCAGAGACCATATTGAACTCTCTCAGGCAGTCTTTGAGGGTGTCAAGAAACCGTTTCTTGTGTCCACCTTGAGCTCGCTTTGCTTACGCTGGCTGGCTGTAAAGAAAATTTTGAGGGACTTATCTTTGTTGCAGACCTGACCTGCCCAACAAGGTTAAGAGCGAAAAGTCCTTGCTGTAAACTGGTGGGAAAAAAATGGTTAACGTTAAATTTCATGtatacaaaaaattacgagTTTAACTGGAAATATAACATTAGAATTTAAGAAATTTCTACTTATTCAAGATTAAACATtgaggtttttaaaaatatttaagaagtTTTGATATCAGAAAAATGCCTCAGTTTACTACTACCACTTCTTTCTGCATGTTCGTCTAGTAAGACGCATTTCTTTTTCAACTATAAATTTGAGAACCatcgttttatttttaaactactACTCAGATCGggatattcatttttttttttcaaagacgacaaaaaaaataaaaataaaaacatgtttttttttcaaagcacaACACTCCATAACTTGCTGTTCCAATGAAGCGTTAACTATGCAGTCATAAACATACAGGCTGATGATTTCACAGCCAACATCTGCACCAAGCATTCTACGTCTTCAGTTTTCCAGCTCTAGCTTTGCAGGTGTATAGATATGTGTATGATGTTTTATTGCTATCCGGTGGAATCGATAAttcgatttttattttattggagATTCttacgataaactaaacaatgtcaaggacgataaactaaacaatgtcaaggacgataaactaaacaatgtcaaggacgataaactaaacaatgccaaggacgataaactaaacaatgccaaggacgataaactaaacaatgtcaaggaggccaaattaaaattcaatgttgctaactaaataacaagaaaaaaaaaacagccacaaGCAGAAGTGATGATTCTGTAATGCTAAAAAGTACAAAAACATGATATACCTTCTAGAAAAAAAGAATCTTATCAACACTTCCGGATACACCAGACGATAGTTATTTATAGCTTTTCGAACATAGATGAAAATATCTAATGGCTTAGAAATAATGTAAGaacaacaataattttttttatattgaaataaacACAACTGATCTAGTTTCCTTCTTTGATTGTCACGATTTTATTCCATTGTATTATTGAAGATATTAAGTATCGAAGATACAATCCTGTCAAATGAATGCCAAATGTACAAAAAGGTGCAgcagaaaaatatttccattggaCAGAATTTGTCTTTCAATTAGTACTTAAAAGTAATCCTTCTACCATCTAAGGCTACTATTGTTTATTATGAGCAATAGATTGTATTGATTCACAGAACTTTATCATGTAGATATATTGTTACTAATCTTTGGTTCAACTTTGATACTTCTAGAGGAGATTATCAGTTTCAATGTCTAGTTCGAAGCTTCCTTCGTAATTGTTGCATTCTTTACTCCTTTGTGTTggcttgctaaaaaaaaatatgttttctaTGACTTCACTACAACACTTGTCTTCAATCTAGTGAGACTCATTAAAtgtaagatatttaaaataatctatCCTGTGGATGCCTGGTCATGTGTTATGTGCTTCTTCTGTTGTTTGTAAAGTCCCGAATTCAAACACTGCCTGCTGGCCTCCCTTGCCATCCTGCAAGAGGTTTGGACCTGGACATAATAACCTTCTTTTGTAAAGAAGATTTGAAAGtttctataatttatttaaaaaaaatactatcatTAAAGTGCAAATAGCTTATCTAAATCTGTGCACGGTGTAGAACAGAAAGGCCTGATGgataataaaatagtttctaaGATCTAACAAAAATAGGTAAACATATTTtggaataattttaatttttttctcaattttgtCTTAGGagttaactttgttttttttttcagggcaAACTCTAACAAACCAAATGTGATAAAGGTCGACAATTAAACATCAAATGAAAATCTTTTTAGGTTCAAACTTCACTTGTCTTCGTGTTTCTCTCAAGTGACCGGATGACTCAATGAAAGACTTGTCCATTTCACATGGAGAGAATAGTCTCAAGTGACCGGATGACTCAATGAAAGACTTGTCCATTTCACATGGAGAGAATAGTCTCAAGTGACCGGATGACTCAATGAAAGACTTGTCCATTTCACATGGAGAGAATAGTCTCAAGTGACCGGATGACTCAATGAAAGACTTGTCCATTTCACATGGAGAGAATAGTCTCAAGTGACCGGGTGACTCAATGAAAGACTTGTCCATTTCACATGGAGAGAATAGTCTCAAGTGACCGGATGACTCAATGAAAGACTTGTCCATTTCACATGGAGAGAATAGTCTCAAGTGACCGGATGACTCAATGAAAGACTTGTCCATTTCACATGGAGAGAATAGTCTCAAGTGACCGGATGACTCAATGAAAGACTTGTCCATTTCACATGGAGAGAATAGTCTTAAGTGACCGGAACACTCAATGAAAGACTTGTCCATTTCACATAGAGAGAATAGTCTCAAGTGACCGGATGACTCAATGAAAGACTTGTCCATTTGACATGGAGAGAATAGTCTCAAGTGACCGGATGACTCAATGAAAGACTTGTCCATTTGACATGGAGAGAATAGTCTCAAGTGACCGGGTGACTCAATGAAAGACTTGTCCATTTCACATGGAGAGAATAGTCTCAAGTGACCGGGTGACTCAATGAAAGACTTTTCCATTTCACATGGAGAGAATAGTCTTAAGTGACCGGGTGACTCAATGAAAGACTTGTCCATTTCACATGGAGAGAATAGTCTTAAGTGACCGGGTGACTCAATGAAAGACTTGTCCATTTCACATGGAGAGAATAGTCTCAAGTGACCGGGTGACTCAATGAAAGACTTGTCCATTTCACATGGAGAGAATAGTCTTAAGTGACCGGATGACTCAATGAAAGACTTGTCCATTTCACATGGAGAGAATAGTCTCAAGGGACCGAGTGACTCAATGAAAGACTTGTCCATTTCACATGGAGAGAATAGTCTTAAGTGACCGGATGACTCAATGAAAGACTTGTCCATTtcgtaatattattttaaaacgtCCACAATACATCAGAGTATGtgagataaaacaaaatgtttaaaatacgTTAATTGTTTCGCTAACTTtcgtttcttgtttttttaaagttctagaACTCCTCCATAACCCTTTTCAACTGCCAATAACGCAAAAGAATTACGTCATTGACAGGATCAGTTTCAAACCGAAGATCCATTTCCAGCCAGTATGTGTGTATGCGTGGTTTGAACCAACACCAGGTCTGTTTGTACCAACACCAGGCCTGTTGTTCCAGACTTAAAGCGTACGTCTTAAAACGAAAGAAGCCCACTTTTGTTATGTAGCAaagtgttaaataaaaaaaaacaaaaaaaaaataagcttatctaagggaaagaactccgcttTTACAACTATATCCCTCTATtatttagaatttatttccctaaTTTGATATtaatcaaaaaaattattaaccaataatttattgactaaaaggtttgttttttaaattgattcatgctttgttaggtaaaataaacAACTGTTCCAACAGGCAAACATTGAGAGAGccatagagcagatgatgttcagTTCCTCTATTCAATACAACCAGGACTCAAACCCGTGTCCTTTATAATCAATTTCAAGTATCCTTAACTTCAACTGCTGTCAGTTTGATAGTcaattaagaaacaaaaataaattcattatttAAGACATTGGAGTCCAAACTACAGCCCGAGGTCCACATCTTGCCCGTGAATCCGTTATCTACACCTGGAAACTCCTGCCAATAGTGAAAAATAAATTCCAATGAATCGGTTCTATTggactttttatttttggtaacgCTACACACGACGGTTGAGGGAAATTTATATGGCACCTAGGCCAAAAAAGATTGCGTACCGCTGAAGTCTGAATCTGAATTTCTTGAATCTATGACTAAATTAGACCCATTCATAGTCAATCTCGTGGGTCCCTAAGAATGTGTTcatgaaatgtgtgttgtgtagtcattcagtgtattaaagccatactaagcGGACATGGTTATCGACtctgttattattatgttcatAACACATATTGATTTCTTTGGATAAGCCTCTGCCGGACTCTAGGAACTCCCATAaagaaagttatttaaagttttcatTCGTCATCAAGTTAGGGGCATTAGATATAATGCATTTGATGATTATCTTAATTTCTTAAAGACATTATTTAATGTATGTTCCTCATATGACGGCGCTCTATTCTTGACAGAAAGTAAAACCTTAGTCATTAGTGTGACGATATATTTTTATAGCGCCAGCTGACAACGATGTCGTGATGTTACGATGAGATAATGCGTTTTCTAATGTTCTTATTTTGTATGGGTTCCTACATTAGACAATATCTAAATTCTCAAACAAGATAGTGATGCCAGAAATACTACTTCAAAGCATAAGCTTAAAAACTGAAGTATTCTTCAACTAAATGCAAAGCTCTAATTCTGGAACTATGAATGACTTTAAtactatacacactacataaATGTACAATATAATTCAATTTAAATTCCTTTACTCTAGTCGTCTCTTTCTAAACTCCATATCCAAGTGTTTAAATACTACCTCTTGTCCCCTCTCTAGCAACTTCCAAACTAGTTTTAGAGCTTATAGAAAAAAACGTCATCGTTTTAAATAAACGTGTCATTACTTGTCAACAACATACAACCATGACCTTGCACTActtataatctaaaaataaacttaatgcaaTAGCTGCTGTACGTTACGTGACATTTAGAAACCCTATTTCTGtttaacaaagacaaagataTATCATTGATCATATATTTAGTGTAACTTGTGGAAGTAGGTTTGATTAAAAGGTTCAAAAGTGTGCTGAAGTCAACGGAACCATTTTCTTAgtaacaaattatgaccaaacTGGAGAGGACGtttttaataagttaatatatcTTCGTGTGATCAGATTTACGATGGAGTGTAGCCACAGTGTATATAGATCTGTGGATAGATCCGTAGATAGATTACTAGATACATATGTAGATTAATTGATAGATATGTGGATAGATATGtagatggatatatatatatagatgtgtaGATAGTTATATAGATGTGTAGATAGCTATATAGCTAGatgtgtagatagatagatagatagatagatagatagatagatagatagatagatagatagatagatagatagatagatagagatagatagatagatagatagatagatatatagatacatagataaatagatagatagatagatagatagatagatagatagatgtataaACAGATTTACGATGGAGTGTAGCCACAGTGTATATAGATCTGTGGATAGATCCGTAGATAGATTACTAGATACATGTGTAGATTAATTGATAGATATGTGGATAgatatgtagatatatatatatatagatgcgTAGATAGCTATATAGATGTGTAGATAGCTATATAGCTAGatgtgtagatagatagatagatagatagatagatagatagatagatagatagatagatagatagatagatagatagatagatagatagatagatagatagatagatagatagacgtgTTGGTTGATCTAGAACATCATAAATGAAACTGAATTAACCACATGTTTCTTAAATACCCAGTAGCTATTAGTGAACCCCGCTTTACAGTCCTAATGACCTAAAAAGGTCCACCGTTTCTTATTGTTAAGCATCCACGCCTCAAGGACCTATTTGTTGCACAGACATCAAATGTTGCAACAGCTTGGATGAAACGCAGAGTTTGATTTAAAGTAGTCAAGACGTGTTCTGATGAATACTTCCCAGAAATCATTTCGCCAACCAGCCTGCAAACGACGATTACTCTAACCCATGCAGGCAACTGAAACATCGAACTCAATTTATGGCAGAGCTAACTTTCAGGGTCTCTTGGTAACCTAATTGAACAACAACAACTTAATGGAACAACAACAGTCTAAAGAAACTTACATCTAAATGAGACTATCATATACAGTGGCGTAGAGGGGTGCAAGGAGCCATGAAAGGGGTGAAAGGAGCCATGAAAGGGGTGCAAGGAGCCATGAGAGTGGTGCAAGGTGCCATGAGAGGGGTGAAAGGAGCCATGAGAGGGGTGTAAGGAGCCATGAGAGGGGTGTAAGGAGCCATGAGAGGGGTGAAAGGAGCCATGAAAGGGGTGTAAGGAGCCATGAGAGGGGTGAAAGGAGCCATGAAAGGGGTGCAAGGAGCCATGAGAGTGGTGCAAGGAGCCATGAGAGGGGTGAAAGGAGCCATGAGAGGGGTGAAAGGAGCCATGAAAGGGGTGCAAGGAGCCATGAAAGTGGTGCAAAGAGCCATGAGAGGGGTACAAGGAGCTATGAGAGGGGTGTAAGGAGCCATGGGTATTCTTATCATCGCATATCATATACAGTGGCGTAGAGGGGTGCAAGGAGCCATGAAAGGGGTGAAAGGAGCCATGAAAGGGGTGCAAGGAGCCATGAGAGTGGTGCAAGGAGCCATGAGAGGGGTGAAAGGAGCCATGAAAGGGGTGTAAGGAGCCATGAGAGGGGTGAAAGGAGCCATGAAAGGGGTGCAAGGAGCCATGAGAGTGGTGCAAAGAGCCATGAGAGGGGTGCAAGGAGCTATGAGAGGGGTGTAAGGAGCCATGGGTATTCTTATCATTGTATTCAACGGTAATGTAACGGAAATATTGTATTTAGATATGCTCCAACACAACTGATACTCTGCGTATCTTTGAATTTATGAACCCCTATACCATTTGGTAATTTGTGGTAATAACTATATCCTGTCACTTTAAATACACCTActctattataataatattgataGTAATTGACTCATTTCTCCATataatatctataatatatagcagaatgtaaggcgtatatatgtatgtatgtatgtgcgtgtgtgtgtgtgtgtatatatatagttttaatgttttaactttatatttatatttatattattatatgaaTATTAAGGCTAAACGGGTAAACactcaacttttattttcatgacaAAATTGTGAAGGGAACTCTCTCCTTGTTTTcgatagatctaaattcaatccagcTGATTATAATACCGAAACAATGGCTCACAgtccgcgggtcatatccggatagtatatgtatataatttttttatactttatttATGAGAATAGAAATATAATTATGTAATTTTGGTCGATTATATAGTTTATCTGTCCCCTTGATGTGCCTATAGCTATTTCTGTTATTAACGTATTCAAGTGCCCCTTCCTCTTCCCCCCTCACCCTTCATTTCTTCCATCTGTTGATTGTGTTCAGATAGTGTTTGCATTAGAAACAGCATGCCTTGTGTCTAGAACACGTCCAAGCAGCCAGATCCCCCAAAGACTCCagacaataacaacaaaaaaatatagtggGGGACTGTGGGATAcatgaagaaagagaaagagagagagagagagagagagagagagagggagagaaagagagagataagatGCTGCAATAGATATTTTAATTCAATGCAACACTCTCCTGAAAACATCCAAGTCATTTCAAGA belongs to Biomphalaria glabrata chromosome 12, xgBioGlab47.1, whole genome shotgun sequence and includes:
- the LOC129921929 gene encoding unconventional myosin-XVI-like, translating into MAPYTPLIAPCTPLMALCTTFMAPCTPFMAPFTPLMAPFTPLMAPCTTLMAPCTPFMAPFTPLMAPYTPFMAPFTPLMAPYTPLMAPYTPLMAPFTPLMAPCTTLMAPCTPFMAPFTPFMAPCTPLRHCI